In the Desulfovibrio subterraneus genome, GCCGCCATGAGAGCGGGCAGGATATCGTGAAGGCCCTTGGTGAATACGCCCCCTCGCTCGGTATGATCGGTACGGTTATCGGTCTTGTGCAGATGCTGCAGACCATGAGTGACCCCAGTTCCATCGGTCCTGCCATGGCGGTTGCGCTCATAACCACATTTTATGGCGCTGTTCTTGCCAACCTTGTGTTCAACCCCATGGCGGGAAAGCTCAAGACGCGCAGCAAGGAAGAGATCCTGATCAAGGAAATGCAGATGGAGGGTATTCTCGCCATCTCCAAAGGGGAAAACCCGCGTATTATTCAGGAAAAGCTTTCGAGCTTCCAGCCCCCCAAGGAACGCAAGAGCGGTGATTAGCCTGCCCGCAGCCGGGCATGGCCCGCCCGAGGGGCGGTAAAAGGCGGAAACGGACATGGCCAGACGGAAGAAAAAGAAGGCCGGAGAAAGCGGGCCTGCATGGCTCGTCACCTTTTCGGACATGATGACACTCATGCTGACGTTCTTCGTGCTGCTGGTGAGTATGGCCGTTATTGATGAACGCCGTAAACTCACCGTGCTTCAGTCCATTTCCGGCCAGTTTGGTGAAGGGCTGGGCAGTTTCAATCCGGCTACCGTGAACAATCAGGCCCGGATTGTCGAACCCGGGGTAATGGATTTTGATACGGATTCGCTTGAGCCGCTCAAGGACATGCTCTGGGACGATCAGCGCGGCGATTTGAATTTTCAGGAAAACCAGTTCGTCCAGATACTGTCCATCAGCGACGAGGTGCTGTTTCGCCCCGGCTCCGTCGAGCTGAGTTCCGGGGGAATGCGGCTGGTTGACCGCATGCTTCCGTGGTTTTTGCGCATGCCGCATCCGCTTCTGCTCGCCGGTCACACAGCCGGCCTGCGGGAGGAAATGGGCGAAAACTACAAGGCGCTTCCGGCCGGAACCGAACGCCAGCTTTCTCCCTCGTGGGAAATGTCGTTTTTGCGGGTGATGAATCTGTACAGGTATCTGACATCGCGGGGCATGCCGCCTGAGCGGCTTTCCGTAGAGGGATTTGGCAGCTACCGGCCAAGGTGGACAGAAAAGACACCGGAAGGCCGCAAGCGAAACAGACGTGTGGATATCGTGCTGGACAAGCGCAACAAGGAATGGATCGACAAGATCGACATGCTGCGGGAAAAGGCGCGTGAGCGTCAGGGTGAATTCAATTACAAGGACTTCCGCTTCCGGTTAGGATTGCCGGGCGAAGGGCAGTCCGGAGCGGGAGAGTAGCATGGCCCGCAAGAAGGACAAAGGCGGCGGAGGAAGCGGAACTCCTGCGTGGCTTGTTACATTTTCCGACCTTGTGACGTTGCTGCTGACTTTTTTCGTGCTGCTTTTGAGCATGGCTTCCATGGACAGAGTCATGCTGGCACGCATGAGCCCGTTTCAGAGCCGTACGGACTACATAAGCCATCAGGGTGCGGGCAAAGTTCCCACCCGTGTGCAGGTGCTGCTGAAACTGCTTGAAGATCCTGCCTCTGCGCTGGACAAGCCGGAGCGAATAAAAGACCTGCTTTTTCCCGATGAGGTGCTGCCCCCTGACATTGATGTCAGCACGCTGGACAGAAACCTGAGAATATTGGAAAAACCCGAAGGGTTGGCTATAGTGCTGACCAATGACCTGCTCTTTGCACCCGGAAGCTATGCACTGAGCGACGGCGCCCGAACGTTGCTGGAACAGGTCGGGCTGATGCTGCAGTACTCAACTGCAGACTGCAATATCGCCGGTTTCTCTGACACGTCGCCCTCTTCAGGGATGGACAATTATGTCCTGTCAGGCAAGCGGGCTCTGGTGGTACTGGACTATTTTATTGCCATGGGATTTGATCCGACTCGTTTTTCCATAAGCGGGTACGGGCCTGACAAACCCGTGGCGGATAATGATACTGAAGGTGGGCGCGCCCAGAACAGGCGCGTGGAAATATTGCTCAAGACCACCCAGTGGATGGGCCGCTACATGTAGCGCACCTGGAAACGACATGACGGATGGCAAAACGAAAGGAGAGGCCTGTGGCTGAAGAGGAAAAGGAAAAGAAGAAAGGCGGAAAGCTCAAGTGGATCATTCTGATAGTTCTGCTGCTCGTCCTGCTTGGCGGCGGCGGGTTCGTCGCCTGGAAGTTCTTCTTCAGCAAGCCGACCGGGGAGACTGACCAGCCCCAGCAGGTGCAGCTGGACGCGAATGCGCAGGGTGAATCAAGCCCCAAGGATGCGCAGGTGGTCACTCTGCCCACGTTTCTCGTGAACCTTGCGGACCCGCTGGGCCGCAGGTACATTAAGCTGACTCTGGACGTAGAAGTGGTCAATCCCGAGATCGCCAAGGAACTGGAAGCTGCGCAGGCCAAGGTGCGTGATGCTGTTATCCTGCTGCTTTCCAGCAAGTCCTATGCGGATCTTGCCCCCCTTGAGAACAAGATTCTTCTCAAGAATGAGCTGGTGACGCGCCTGAACCAGATTCTGGGCGGCTCCAAAGTGGTGCGGGTGTATTTTACCGAGTTGGTGATTCAGTAACGGCATGCAACCTGAACCTTTCCACAAGGAAGGTGAGATATGGCAGACGAAATAGATCAGGATCAATTGGCAGCACAGTGGGCGGCAGCGCTTGAATCGCAGGAAGAGGGCGATCCCGATCCCTTCGAAGCTGCAGCAGCTGCAGCGGCGGCAGGCGGCGGAGCCAAGACCGGCGGTACACCCGACGACGAAAAACTGGCCGCGGAGTGGGCAGCAGCCCTTGCTTCCGACGAGCAGGATCAAGTGAAAAAGGAAAAGCAACAGGCATTTTTTGCTTCGGCAGCACGCGAAGCCACGTTCAAGGACCTGACGGAAGAGGCCAAAAGCCCGCGTCCGGACAGCGGCAAGCGCGAACTGGACTTTATCCTTGATATTCCGCTGGATGTTTCTGCGGAACTGGGACGCACGCGCCTGCTTATAAACGAACTTCTTCAGCTGGGGCAGGGTTCCGTTGTAGAGCTGAACAAGCTGGCAGGTGAACCTCTTGAAATATTCGTGAACGGCAAGCTGGTGGCACGCGGCGAGGCCGTGGTCATCAACGAAAAGTTCGGGGTTCGCCTCACGGACATCATCAGCCCCATAGAACGGGTGAAGCAACTTGCCTAACGTATTATGCCCGAAGAGCGCGGCAGCTGCGGCCTGCCGCGCACTGGTGTGTGCCGTGCTGTTTATCGCGCTTGCGGGGAGCTTGCATGTTGCGCAGGCAACGCAGCCGGCGCAGCCCGCCGCCTCCTCAGGCCAGCCAGCTTCGCCAGTTGCGGCGGCTGCCGAAGGCACCTTCCGTGCGGCCGTTAATGGTTCCGCCGAGGTGCCTGCCCAGCAGGATGCGCAGCAGAAGGCGGAACAGGGTGCGCCTGCTCCTGAACCGGCCACGGGGTCAGCGGGATCCGTCGCTAGCGATATGACCGTCAATACCACGACACCTGGTGATACGCAGACCGCACCCCTGCCGTCCTCCGGGTGGGGCAATTACTTTCAGGCCATCGGTATTTTACTGCTTATTCTGGGTGGTCTGTACATGGGCATATGGGCGCTTAAGCGTTTCGGCAAGCTGACTGCGCTGGGTGGCAGGCTTGCCCGCAGCGGGGTTGCCGTGGAGGGGCAGTTTCATCTCGGGCCCAAGAAGTCTCTGGTGGTGGTACGCTTCTTGAATAAAAGGTTGTTACTGGGGGTCACCGATCACCAGATCAACCTTTTAACAGAGATGGAAGCGGAGCATGACCCCACGAACGAATCCAGCGCATCAGACTTCAAGGCCATTCTGGAAGACGCTGACAAGCAGAACTCTTCCTCTTAGCCTTCTCCTTGTGTGCGCTCTGCCGGTGCTGGCGCAGGCGGCACAGGACATTACGCTTCCCACTCTGTCGCTGCAACTGGCAGCCGGTCAGACCGAGCCTGAAAAAGTCTCAGTTCTTTTCGAGATTCTTTTCATGTTCACCATTCTGTCGCTGGCCCCTGCCATTATGCTGACAGTAACCTCGTTCACGCGCATCATCATTGTTTTTCACTTTGTGCGTCAGGCACTTGGCGTGCAGCAGCTGCCACCCAACCAGGTTCTGGCAAGCCTTGCCATTTTCATGACCGTTGCCATCATGATGCCTGTGGCCACAGAGATAAACCAGAAGGCCGTGCAGCCCTATCTCAATGAAGAAATCGACTTCAACAAGATGATCGATACGGCGCAGGCTCCTCTGCGTTCCTTCATGTTCAAGCATACCCGCGAAAAAGATCTTTCGATCTTCTATACAATCACCAAGATGGAACGCCCCCGCAGCAAGGAAGAAGTACCTACCTTCATGCTGGCGGCCGGATACATCATCAGCGAACTCAAGACGGCTTTCACCATCGGTTTTCTCATCTACATTCCCTTCCTTGTGCTCGATATGGTCATATCCAGTATTCTGCTCGCCATGGGTATGATGATGCTGCCGCCAATGATGGTTTCAGCGCCGTTCAAGCTGCTTCTCTTTGTCATGGTCGATGGCTGGAGCCTGCTGACCGGTTCGCTTGTTAACAGTTTTCTCCTGTAGGACAGGGAGGTAGTCATGACTCCGGAATTCGTCATCGGTTTTGCCAGACAATCCATTGAACTTTCCCTCATGCTTGCCCTGCCCATGCTCGGCGTGGGGCTGGCTGTAGGTGTGTTCGTTTCCGTTATTCAGGCTGCCACGCAGATTCAGGAAATGACCCTGTCATTCATTCCCAAGATTGTTTCGATCTTTCTGGCGTTGCTGATATCCTTTCCGTGGCTCATGGACCAGATGGTCTCTTTCACACGGGATGTGTTCATCAACATTCCCAATTACGTCAGATGACGAGAGCCATCAGCGCTACGTACGGGCCGCTTCTGCAGAGAGGCGGCCTTTTTCGTGCATGTTGCAGTGACATATGTTCAGTCCGTGCTGCGCGTAAGGGGACATGATGTGCGGCAAGGTCCGGCGTACTACGACTGCGATTGACATAAGGCAGGCGCTGCGCTGTGGAGTATGAAGTGGCAGAATCCGGTGGATGACGTTCTTCTGCATGGCTTCTTTTCGATACGCTCATTCGTGCCGGTAAGGGAGACTGTAAAGAACGCTGCGCGGAGCATAATGAAAAAGGCCGCTCCCGGAGAGGGAACG is a window encoding:
- a CDS encoding OmpA/MotB family protein gives rise to the protein MARRKKKKAGESGPAWLVTFSDMMTLMLTFFVLLVSMAVIDERRKLTVLQSISGQFGEGLGSFNPATVNNQARIVEPGVMDFDTDSLEPLKDMLWDDQRGDLNFQENQFVQILSISDEVLFRPGSVELSSGGMRLVDRMLPWFLRMPHPLLLAGHTAGLREEMGENYKALPAGTERQLSPSWEMSFLRVMNLYRYLTSRGMPPERLSVEGFGSYRPRWTEKTPEGRKRNRRVDIVLDKRNKEWIDKIDMLREKARERQGEFNYKDFRFRLGLPGEGQSGAGE
- a CDS encoding OmpA/MotB family protein, whose translation is MARKKDKGGGGSGTPAWLVTFSDLVTLLLTFFVLLLSMASMDRVMLARMSPFQSRTDYISHQGAGKVPTRVQVLLKLLEDPASALDKPERIKDLLFPDEVLPPDIDVSTLDRNLRILEKPEGLAIVLTNDLLFAPGSYALSDGARTLLEQVGLMLQYSTADCNIAGFSDTSPSSGMDNYVLSGKRALVVLDYFIAMGFDPTRFSISGYGPDKPVADNDTEGGRAQNRRVEILLKTTQWMGRYM
- a CDS encoding flagellar basal body-associated FliL family protein, encoding MAEEEKEKKKGGKLKWIILIVLLLVLLGGGGFVAWKFFFSKPTGETDQPQQVQLDANAQGESSPKDAQVVTLPTFLVNLADPLGRRYIKLTLDVEVVNPEIAKELEAAQAKVRDAVILLLSSKSYADLAPLENKILLKNELVTRLNQILGGSKVVRVYFTELVIQ
- the fliN gene encoding flagellar motor switch protein FliN — encoded protein: MADEIDQDQLAAQWAAALESQEEGDPDPFEAAAAAAAAGGGAKTGGTPDDEKLAAEWAAALASDEQDQVKKEKQQAFFASAAREATFKDLTEEAKSPRPDSGKRELDFILDIPLDVSAELGRTRLLINELLQLGQGSVVELNKLAGEPLEIFVNGKLVARGEAVVINEKFGVRLTDIISPIERVKQLA
- the fliO gene encoding flagellar biosynthetic protein FliO translates to MPNVLCPKSAAAAACRALVCAVLFIALAGSLHVAQATQPAQPAASSGQPASPVAAAAEGTFRAAVNGSAEVPAQQDAQQKAEQGAPAPEPATGSAGSVASDMTVNTTTPGDTQTAPLPSSGWGNYFQAIGILLLILGGLYMGIWALKRFGKLTALGGRLARSGVAVEGQFHLGPKKSLVVVRFLNKRLLLGVTDHQINLLTEMEAEHDPTNESSASDFKAILEDADKQNSSS
- the fliP gene encoding flagellar type III secretion system pore protein FliP (The bacterial flagellar biogenesis protein FliP forms a type III secretion system (T3SS)-type pore required for flagellar assembly.), encoding MTPRTNPAHQTSRPFWKTLTSRTLPLSLLLVCALPVLAQAAQDITLPTLSLQLAAGQTEPEKVSVLFEILFMFTILSLAPAIMLTVTSFTRIIIVFHFVRQALGVQQLPPNQVLASLAIFMTVAIMMPVATEINQKAVQPYLNEEIDFNKMIDTAQAPLRSFMFKHTREKDLSIFYTITKMERPRSKEEVPTFMLAAGYIISELKTAFTIGFLIYIPFLVLDMVISSILLAMGMMMLPPMMVSAPFKLLLFVMVDGWSLLTGSLVNSFLL
- the fliQ gene encoding flagellar biosynthesis protein FliQ encodes the protein MTPEFVIGFARQSIELSLMLALPMLGVGLAVGVFVSVIQAATQIQEMTLSFIPKIVSIFLALLISFPWLMDQMVSFTRDVFINIPNYVR